GCTTCTTGCGGTATCAGTGCCGGTGCCGGTACCGGTGTCACGGGTACCACCCAGAAAGTTATTGACGTAAAAATGGGTAAGGTGAGCATCGACTCGTTGAAAAATAGCCAGACAGGAATCGTTGCGGGCTCGGCGATCAATATCAATCTTGATTGCGGTAATACCGCTGCTGGCTTGACCACAGTTAAGGTGAAATTCGATCCGAATTCGGGTAGCGGTGTAGATCTTAAAAATAACAATTTGCTGAAAACTACGGGCACTGCTACTGGCGTGGGGATCGGTCTGTATGACGCCAGCAATAACCTGATTAATTTGGCCGGTAACGGTTCGTTTGACTCCCCTTTGATCAAGGCCGGTACTGATCCAGATATTAAATACTCGGCTAACTTGAACTTGCGTGCTTCTTATGTCGCCAACGGTGACGTAGTCGTACCGGGTACGGCCAATGGCAACCTGCCGTTTACGCTGACCTACGAGTAAGTCATTTGTTGGAGAAGCACGTAAGTGCTTCTCCAGCTTCTGCACAGGCAAAATATAATGAAGCTGCTATCCAAATGTTTTTTGGCGGGATGTGTGTTGCTGTTCAGTGGTGTTTCAAGTGCGGGTATTACATTGGGTGGTACACGTGTTGTTTATCAGGAGAAGCTTAAAGAAACCTCAATCATGGTCAAGAATGATGGTGATAAAGACATCATGGTTCAGTCATGGATAGAGCCAGCGGCCAATGTTTCAGAACAAGATGTGCCTTTCGCTTTAACCCCTGCACTTAGTCGTCTCGGGGCCAGTAAACAACAAAGTTTGCGCATTTTTTATGCGGGCAAAGGCTTGCCAGCGGATAAAGAGTCTGTGTTCTGGCTAAACGTACAAGAAATACCGCAAAAATCAGAATCGGATAATACGTTACAGATCGCCATTCGCCAACGTATCAAGATTTTCTACCGTCCTACAGGCCTTATAGGTTCGGAGGAGGAGTCCGCCAAGCAACTGAAGTGGCAGCTGATTCATGAGTCCGGAAAGGCGTGGCTTGTCGCAAGTAATACATCGCCATTTTATATCTCATTTGGAGAGGTTTATTTAAAGCAGTCAGGCAAGCGCTATACGGTTCAAGCAGAAATGATCAGCCCTGGCGCAACGTTAAAATTCCCGGTTGATTCGGGAGGCATATTGGCCTCCAAAGAGCGGTTTAGCGTTGAGTATAAAGCCATTAACGATTATGGGGCACCAATAGCTTATGTGGGTGAAGGGGCTGCTGGTTAATCTTTCAGGTTTTCTGTTTGGTTGCCGCTTAAGAGTAAGCGTTGATAGTTGTGAGGCATAATCTTATGTGGGTGTTTCGATCAGGGAGTCGGCGCACGATGACGCTGCTCGGGAGTCTTGGGTCGACGGGTTTTTTTGCCCTCGGCGCCTCGGTTCCCTCGGTTGCGTCTGCGGTCGAATTCAATAGTGCATTTCTGAGTAAGCAGGGTGCGCCGGTTGAGTTGAAGTATTTCGAGCAGGGAAGTTCGGTTGCCCCTGGTCACTACAATGTCGATATTTATCTAAACCAGCAACTCATCCTGCGCCAGCGTATTGAGTTTGCTACCAATGGTAAAGACAATGAGGTCAAGCCGCTCATACCTCTCTCGGTGCTCAAGGCAGTGGGCGTCAACGTCGTTCGCCTGGAGCAGGAAAAGCTGATTGCCGCGAAGGCAGATGATAAAACATTGATTGACGTAGAGTCGCTTGCGCCTGGTGCGGGCGTGGAGTTCGACGTCACGGCACTGGCTTTGCAGATCAGCATGCCTCAAGCGTATATCCAGCGCCAGTCTCGTGGGTATGTTGATCCGTCATTATGGGATGACGGTATTACTGCGTTCTACTCAAATTACCAGACCAATTTCAGCCGCAATATCAACCAGGGCTACAATAGCGATTACCGCTATGTCGGTCTGCGCAACGGCTTGAATATTGGCGCATGGCGCCTGCGCAATGAGTCGTCGATTTCAGGTTCTACGGGGGTACGTGACAAATTCACCAGCAACCGTACTTATGTAGAGCGCGACATTCGCAGCCTTAAAGGTAAGCTCGCGGCGGGGGAGTTGTACAGCCAGGGTGAAATCTTTGACAGCGTGAGATTCAAAGGCGCGCAGCTATCCTCGGAATTGGGCATGTTGACCGATGATGAGGTGGGCTTTGCTCCGGTGGTGCGAGGTATTGCGGAAACGAATGCGACGGTTGAAATCAGCCAGAACAACTACGTCATCTATTCGGCCACTGTCCCTGCGGGCGCATTTGAGATCAGCGATATCTACCCCAGTGGGTCCAACGGCGACCTGAGCATCAAGATCATTGAGGCTGACGGGCGCGAGCGCCAATACTCCCAGGCCTATTCTTATCTCCCGGTCATGACCCGTCGTGGTAACACGCGCTACAGTCTGGCGGCAGGTGAATATTCTAATGAAGGCCAAGCAGCGCCTAAGTTTACCCAAGGTACCTTGGTGTACGGGGTGACGGATAATTTCACTGGCTACGGTGGCCTGATAGCGGCCCAGGCGTATAAGGCATTAAACTTGGGGGTGGGGGTTAACTCTCCGTGGGGTGGATTATCCTTTGACGTCACCAACAGCAGTTCGCAAGAGCGTTCCGGGCGTAAAAACGTCGGCCAGAGTGCGCGATTCCTTTATTCCAAGACACTTAGCCAGACCGATACCACCTTTACGATGGTCGGTTATCGCTACTCCACTGAGTCCTATCGCACCTTCAGTCAACATGTTGAAGAACAAGAGCACGTAGCTACACCTTATTATGGCCGACAGAAAAGTCGCTTTGATGTGAACGTCAACCAATCTCTGGACGGACGTGGCTCATTGTTTTTGAGCCTCGGCGAAACCAGTTATTGGAACAGGCAAGGCAGTACCCGGCGCTGGCAGTTCGGCTACAACGGTAACTATTCGGATATCAGCTACAGCTTTGCGGTATCCCGTACCGAAGGGCAGGCTGGGAGCCAAGGTGCCGATAATCAGATGACGGCATCGTTCAGCATTCCGTTTGGCGACACTCGCCGCTCGCAGCGTCTGTACACCAGCGTTACCACCTCAAACCAGGGTGAGTCTGCGATTCAGACAGGACTGTCCGGTAACTTGAATGATGAAAACACTCTAAATTATTCAGCGCAAGGCAGCCACAGTAAAACCAGCGGCAGCTCTGCCAGTTTCGGTGTCAACTGGGATACGCCGACTGCAAAAGTCAGCGGTAACTATGGGCAGGGACGTGATAACAAGCATTTGGATGTCGGCGCGTCAGGTTCGGTTGTCGTTCACAGCGGTGGTGTCACGTTGGGGCAGCCCGTGGGTGAAACATTTGCCTTGGTCGAAATACCTGATACCAAAGGTATCGGTATTGATTCATCCAATGCGGTAAGAACCGATAGCAAGGGTTATGCGGTTGTGCCTTATGCGCAGCCCTATCGTTATAACTGGATTAATTTGGATACCAGTACGATGGGCAGCAGTATCGAAGTGGCGGAAAGTTCGAAGAAAGTAGTGCCGACTCGCGGCGCAGTTGTTAAAACTCACTTTGAGGTCGAGTCAGGGCGTAGACTTCAATTTAACTTAACGGACGGCAAAGGTGCGCATTTACCATTTGGCGCGCAGGCATATGACGATGAAGGGAAGGTTCTTGGGTTGGTGGATAACGCTTCGAAACTACTTGTTTTTGGTTTGAAAGATGTGGGCACATTCAAAGTCAAATGGGGTAGTCTGGCGTGTGAAGTTAGATATGATCTGCCGCCGGTTAATAAAGAGTTGATGTACGAGCAGTACAGCGGTGTGTGTTTGTAGATCGGAGAGATAAGCTGGTATTTTTATATGGAAGATATAGGGGATAGGATATCAATATTCTTTTGGTATTGGATATAGGGAGGTAGGTATCAATACGTATTGATAATGCGCCAAATGACGACTAGGCACTCGGCAAATTTAGGAGTGTCTACTTTATTCATAAGGCGTTAGATTGTAGTTCGGTCTGTTCATGCAGGGTTTAGTTGAGACGCTTTTTGTAAGTGATATTTATAGTTTAAGCAATTCTTAGTGAAGGAGGTAGCGCGAAAGTCGACGATTCATTATGTTGGGAGTAAATAAATGAAATTTCTCAAAGCTATTATTGTATTGCTGGCCGCATATGCTCCATTCGTAGTGGCGGCTGGGTGTGTGCAAGAGTCGGGGTTTAGCCTCGCTCCATGGATCCCACCTATAGCCAATAACACGGGAGGCATGTTGTCGAAATCATGGCACACTGCAGAGCTTCAAGTTAGCTGCAATGGTATGAGCGGTTCTTATCTCTTGAGAAATGAGATAACGCCGGCGGGCAACGATTCCGGCAAGACGCAGTTGTTCGAGGGCGTTTCTTACAAGCTATACACGACGAGCGAGCGTGATGTTTTTTATTTTGGCGGTGTGGCAGGGCCTGACGGAGTTCTTCGCCCGTTTGGTACATCATACTCCCACGCTATATACCCCCCCGTGATTACCGAATTCAAGCTTCCTGCTACTGTGAGAATCAAGTTCTATTCTCCGTCAAAATCGATGACGCCTGGTGTGTACACAATTAATAGCGCTGGGTTAGTCAAAGGTAAGATTACCTCTGTGGGGTTCGTTGCCGAATCAGGCATGAATCTTTCGGCCTTCTCATTTATTGTGAATGGTCCTTCATGCACACTGGCAATTCCTGCTGAGTTAAAGCTGAAATCAGTAAATCTCTCGGCAATTCCTATGCCAGGGGATAGCAACGAGGCTGCCAGCTTTCAACTAGGGTTAACCTGTGCCGGTAGTACACCAGCTTATCAGGTCAGCTATTCGATGAGCGATGTTAACGATTCAGCCAACCAGTCCTCGACGCTCACATTAGCTGATGCGGCGAAAAAGGCCTCGGGTGTCTCATTACAGGTGGTCGATGGCATGACACCAGTTAACTTCGGTTCTACGTCGAAACGCCTGCTCGGGAGTATGCCAAATGGCGGCGGCATGATAAGCAAATCCATGAGCGTTCGCTATATACGAACCTCGACCATCGCGCGCCCTGGTTCAGTGAGGGCAGGTGTGACAGTTACGTTGTCCTACAAATAATGCTTGTTCTTGGGTACGCTTTATTTTATTCCCTAAATAGTTCAAGTTTAGCCAGCAGGCTTTCTTTGCGTTTGTGCGTATAATCCTTTGTTTTGCTCTGCATGCAAGGCATTATCTATGAATATATTACCTCAGGAATAACCAGACCATGGGCAACATAGTCATCGTCGACGACCACCCCCTGATGCGCATGGCTGTGCGCGTGATGCTCGAGCAAGAAGGCCACTCGATTGTCGCCGAAGTCGACAACGGCGTGGACGCGGTGGAAATTATCCGAAAATTGCTTCCAGATCTGATCGTTCTTGACCTGAGTATTCCGAAAATGGATGGCCTCTCCGTCATCGCGCACTTGAAGGCTATCGGCATTTCCACCCGTGTGTTGATCCTCACCTCTGGTGACACTCGCAACTTCGCCATGCGCTCCTTACAAGCCGGTGCGGCAGGTTTTGTCTGCAAAGATGACAATCTGGACGAACTGATAGGCGCGGTGAAGGCAGTGCTGTCGGGTTACAGCTATTTCCCGGCCAATACCATCCACCAGTTACGCGACAATACCCAGGCCGCCAGCGAGGAAAGCCAGCTGATTGCGCAACTGTCCGATCGTGAGATCACCGTGTTGAAACTGCTGGCGCGGGGTATGGGCAACCAGGCCATTGCCGATGAGTTGATGATCAACCACAAGACGGTGAGCACATACAAAATCCGCCTGCAACGCAAGCTGAGTGTAGAAAACCTGATTGCCCTGGGTGAGTTGGCCAAGCGCAATGGCTTGGCGTAGTCGTTCACAGCCTAGGGTTCGAGCATATTTTGAATGCGCCGTAACTCCTTCTTCACCTGCCTGACCCGCGCCGGTACGTCCTCGGCGCCGGTTCGGCAGCCATGCTCTAGTTCCTTGCACAACCCAAGCAAATAATCATTGCGCATCAATGCCGCGCTACCCCTCAAACGGTGAGCCAGCTCGGCAATGCCGGCGAGGTCCCGTGTCTCACTGAAGTCACGCAACTGTTCGATATCCTGTTGATTGCTGCGCATCAATTCAGCTTGCAGTTGTTGAATGATTGCCGGGTTGCCACCGGTAATCGGCTGGAGCAGATTCATGTCGAATTCAGGCCCATGCAGCGTCGGTTTGGCGCCTTTATAGGCTGGCTTATCCGCTGGCTCCAGTGATGCCAGGCGCTGTTCGAGGATGGCCAGGCTGATGGGTTTGATCAGACAGTCGCCCATGCCAGCATTAAGACAGCGGTCCATTTCTTCCTGCTGGGCGTCGGCTGTCAGCCCCAGAATCGTCAATGCACTGGCGTTGCGTTGCTGTTCTTCCTTGCGGATCGCCAGTGTCAGTTCTACTCCGTCCATGACCGGCATGTGGTAATCCGTGATAAGCCAGTCAACCGGAAAGGCACGCCAGGCCTCCAACGCCTCCAGTCCATTACTGGCTTCAATCACCTTGCAGCCCAGGTACTCCAGCTGCGCGCGCAGCATTTGACGGTTCAAGGTGTTGTCGTCTGCGATCAGCACTCGCATGGCCCAGCTCGGAGTAGCCTCGGAGGACGCGGGCAATGGCAGTTCTTCTTCAGGCAGCGGTTCCAGAAGCTTGAGCTTGAGCGTTACATTGACCGTAGTGCCTTGCCCCGGCGTGCTGGTAAGTTCCAGGCGGCCACCCATCATCTCGCACAGCGACCGCGACACAACCAACCCGAGGCCGCTCCCGCCATGGACCGAGAGGTCCGACTGAATCACTTGCGCAAAGGGGCGAAACAGCGTCTGCCGGTCTGCCTCACTGATGCCTATGCCGGTATCCTGAACTTGCAGATGCATGTTGAGTGTCTGCCCGTTCAACACGCGGCATACCAAGCGGATGACGATACGGCCGCGCTCAGTGAACTTGATCGCATTGCTCACCAAATTCGACAGTACTTGCTTGAAGCGCAGAGGGTCGATAGAGACGTCCAGGGTGGTACCGGCGTCGATTTCCAGAATCAGGTCCAGTTTCTTCTTTCTCGCCAGCCCTTCGAATACCCGCGCCACCATCTCCACCAGATTCTTGAGGTTGGCCCGGCGTGGTGAGAAGCTCAAGTGCCCGGATTCAATGCGTACGATATCCAGCGTATTGCCCAACAGTTCAAGCAGGTTCTTGGCGGCCGTGTAGGCCACGTCGATGTTCACCCGATCCAGTACGCCATGATCAGCGCGTTTGAGCGCTAACTCTAATGTGCCTATCACCGCGCTCATGGGCGTGCGGATTTCGTGGCTCATGGTCGCAAGAAATTGGGTTTTGGCGCGGCTGGCCTCGTCAGCCTGGGTTTTAGCCTGCTGCAGTTGCTCAATCAGTTGATGATGTTGCGAGATGTCCTGCCAGCCGCAGATCACTCCGGCGATCGTGCCATTAGAGTCACGAAACGGCTGAATCCAATGCTCGATGAAGTGGGGTTGTCCCTCGATGGTGATCTGCAGTTGCTGTTCGATGGCGTTGCCATCCTCCATCGCTTGCAGATAACTCTGGTGAAGCGAGGGCGCAAGTTCGATATCACCGTGGTTCGTTTGCAACGCGGTTTTACCCAGCACTTGGGATTGGCAGAGCTTCATGACATGTTCATAGCTGCGGCTGCATGACAGCAGGCGTCCTTCGCGGTCGCGTACATATACCGGCACGGGCATGGCATGGTTCAAGGTTTGCAGAAACTCCAACTGATCATTCAGGGCTTTTTCAGCGGTGACTCGGCGCCGTATCTGACGGCGTAATTGCACGATTCGAATGATCGAAACCAGCAGCACCAGCAATGCGCAGCAAATGATCTGCAGGATTACCAGTTTGTAGTCACGCCAGTTCTGGCCACTCATGGCCGCATTGGCACGCCAGCGAATGGTGATTGCATTAAGCTCGTCAGGTGGGATGCTCAGCAGGGCTTTATCCATGATCGACTGCAGCTCGGTTTCGCCTCGGCGCATGGCGAAGTTGGCGGTGGCCGCCTGGCCGTCGACGACACCAGCCACGCGCAGTTCTTTTTCATAGAGGCGCGCGGTGTAGTAACGAGCCATGGATAAGGTCATCAACACAGCGTCGGCGTCGCCATTAACCACCATGCGCATGGCCTCCAGGTTGTTTGCCGGGGTAATCAACTGCACCGTGGGAAAGCCTTTGCGAATGCTGTCGATCAGCACATGCCCCTGGACAATGGCCAGGCGCTTGCCGGCCAAAGCATTGAGACTCGAACGCTCTCGGCCCGATTCAGCCGTCGGCGCGACCAGCGCAAACGAGCTGGTTGCGAATGGATGGCTGAAACGAATATGGTTCAAGCGCTCCGGGCTGGCCGTCAACACGGCTAAATCAGTATCGCCGTCGCGTAAAGCGTCCTGAATGCCTTCAAAACTCGAGGCGCGTTGAATCTCGAACTTGAGCCCGGTGCGTTGGGTGATGATCTCGAACAAATCGGATATCACACCGTTGAAGCGGCCCTTGGCGTCAAAAAATGCCGAGGGTGCCATGTCATCGTTGATCATGAAGCGCGCCACTGGGTGCTGGGCCAGCCAGCGTTTTTCCTGGGCGGTGAGGTGTACATTATCGTCCGGCATCACCGTGCCGCCACCGGTCCAGCGCTTGATCAGGTAGCTCATGCGCAGTTGGCCAAATGTGGTCAGTGAAGCATTGAGAATGCGTAGCAGGCGTTGATCTTCCTGCTTGAGTAGAAACCCATAGCCACCTGAGTCGATTTTCACAAACTGGATAAATTTGAGATAGCTGAAAAAGCTATGGTTGACCAGATAGTGGGTGGTTACCGAGTCGCCCAGAAACACGTCGACGTTCTGGAACGCGACGGCGGCCAGGGCTTGCGCGGTGGTGCCGTAGGTAAAAAACTGTGCATGAGGATAGCGGTCGGTCAGTAGCGCGTATGGCAGGTAGTCCTTGGAGACTGCTACGGTTAGTCCATTGAGATCTGAGGGAACCGCAATGTCGCTGTCCTGGCGTTGATAGAGTACGGGGGCATTGACGCTGTACGGCAGCGTCACCACCGTGTCAGAAGAGTCGCGATCATAGTCGCTGGACCGGCTGATCAAGTCGATTTCGCCGGCTCGCAAGGCGGCCATCGCTTGCCCTCGGTCAGCAAACCCGACGACTTTGATATCCAAGCCCAGTTGCTGCTTGAGCATTGTCGCCACGTCAGCGCTGATGCCCTCGTAATCACCGTTGCCGTAGACCATGTCGAAGGGCAGGGTGAACGGTGCGACCACGCCCAGGGTGAGGACACGCCGTTGGCGCAACCAGGCCCAGTCTGCTTCCGGTAATTGCAGCTTTTGTGGTTCCTGACTCACTTGGCTAAGCAAGTGAAGGGGCTGTTGCGGCATGGGTATCGTTGCGGCACCGCCGTACGATACAGCCGGCAGCAGTACGGTGAAGAAAGCCACGAAGGCTTTGAGCGTGGACATGAAAACGTATACCTGACTGCAAAATGCCAAGTACGCCGCGCTGGCCGGCTCAAGGTCGACCACGGACGTGGCGGGTGGGGTAGGAAGTTAGAGCGATGTGAATGGGCGTTCAGACTGACGTCAGCACCACCTGTGAGCCCGCAATGTATTCAAGGATGTACGGCAGCAGCGCGGTATCCGCCATCGGCGGGGCGATGGCATATCCCTGCACAATGGATACGCCCAGGGTTTTGAGCCGCTTGAGCTGGGCCGGGGTCTCGACACCCTCGATCACCAGCGACACACCCAGGCTGGCTGCCAGGCTGACGGTATGGGCGACAATGGCGGTGCAGGCCGAGTGCGTGTCGAGTTTGTGTACGAAACCGGCGTCGAGTTTGAGCTCGGTGAAAGGCACATCACACAAGCGCTCCAGTGACGAGAAACCGGTGCCAAAGTCATCCATGGACAAACCGCAGCCCAGCAGCTTGAGTTGCAAGAGGTTGTTCATGGCGACACTGCACGGATTGAGCGTGCCGGTTTCGGTGATCTCGAAGATGATGCTTCGGGCAGGGCACTCATGTGCACGCAGCAGCACTTTAATCGCCTGGCTCAGTATGGGGTTGCTGAGTTGAGACGGTTGAAGGTTGAATGACATCGTCAATGGCAGGTTCAGACTGGCCAGTTTCTGGCGCAGGATCAGCCCTTGCTCGAAGAGGCGCAGGAACAGCTCATCCATCAGGTCATGGCGTTCCAGGGCCTGTAGAAAATAACCGGGCGTCAACAGGCCGTTGTGAGGGTGCCGCCAGCGGGCGAGAACTTCCAAGCCGCTAATCGTACCCGTTTTCAACGAAAGCTGAGGTTGGTAAAAACCCACAAACGCGTGATCCGCCAACCCTTGGCGCAGCTCCTGGGCGTCGGGCTCTTGAACCTTGGGGGCGGCTGGAATCTGACTTAGGCTGAGTGCGGCTGAGGTTTTCATGTAATGCCCTGCAAGGGATGACCATGAGTCAATTTTGCGGGATATGCGTAACCATAAACGTCAGCTCTTTCGAGCGTGTGCGTAGGACTAATCTTACCAACTAATGAAAAGCCTATAGACTCACCCGAGCGGACGGTTGTCCGGTAACCGCACATGAACTTTCAAAGGCTCAAAGCACCCTCATGAACGCTGCAAATGGCACCGCGTATGCGCTATAGGCAATCGAGCGTCGGTAAACTTGAAAAAGTCTCGCTGCGCCTGGGTTTCGGCCTGTTGGTGTCTTTTTTGTTGCTAGTGTTCTTCGCCGTGGCCGGCTATTGGGTGACCTACAAGGTCATTCGCGGGGAAGTGCTTAAAGTCGATTATCATTTTATGCGTTTCGTGGGTCGTGCTTACGACCATGAAATATTTCTGTTGCGGGCCATTAAGGCCAGCAGCCAATTGGAATACAAACCGGTATTTAACCCTGAAGCCTATGTGGTCAAGCATACGACGCAGGGCAACATGCGCATTTATGAAGGCCAGGCGTCCCAGGTCGCCACAACGTTTTCGGCGGCATTGCCTATCAAGGCCGCCGACGCGCATGACGGTGTATTGAGCCAACAGTTGCAATTGGGGGGTGCGCTGGCAAATGTGTATGGCGACTTCTGGAGCGGTTCAACCTTCGCGTCGCCGCAAATGTTCGTGTTTGATCTGTCGAGCGATTTCGACATCGCGATTCCTGCGATCAGCCCCCAGCCTCATCCAGGCCAGCGCAATTTTTCCCAAGTCTTGAACGAGGTCAAGCAATCTGCGCGTCAGCTGCCGCCCTTGAGCAGTGACTTGCTGGTGCGCTGGCGGCCCAGTCATTTCTTTTTGGGCGGTGAGGACATTCAACAAATACTGGGCTACGTCTCCGGTCGCATTGAAGAGGACCAGTGGGAACGAAAGGGCCCCCCCAGGGAATTGGTGGCCGCTACCTTGCTGTATTGGGACGAATTTGACACGCCCGGGGTAAGGATAGAAAAGCAGTTTTTTGATCTGCCGCTGTACAGCAATGTCGACATCGTCGCGCCGGACGGCACGCGTGTAGTGGGCGGCAAGTCGCCACAGATCTACCAATATGAAAGCGGCTTCCATTTCACTACTTCAGGGCTGCTGATCAAGCGCAGTGCCGGGGATATGGGCGCCTGGCAGGCCCTGTATCGTATCCCCTATAA
This genomic stretch from Pseudomonas synxantha BG33R harbors:
- a CDS encoding fimbrial protein → MSIPFKLILASSIVGLFATSAMAADGTINFTGEVTAASCGISAGAGTGVTGTTQKVIDVKMGKVSIDSLKNSQTGIVAGSAININLDCGNTAAGLTTVKVKFDPNSGSGVDLKNNNLLKTTGTATGVGIGLYDASNNLINLAGNGSFDSPLIKAGTDPDIKYSANLNLRASYVANGDVVVPGTANGNLPFTLTYE
- a CDS encoding molecular chaperone gives rise to the protein MKLLSKCFLAGCVLLFSGVSSAGITLGGTRVVYQEKLKETSIMVKNDGDKDIMVQSWIEPAANVSEQDVPFALTPALSRLGASKQQSLRIFYAGKGLPADKESVFWLNVQEIPQKSESDNTLQIAIRQRIKIFYRPTGLIGSEEESAKQLKWQLIHESGKAWLVASNTSPFYISFGEVYLKQSGKRYTVQAEMISPGATLKFPVDSGGILASKERFSVEYKAINDYGAPIAYVGEGAAG
- a CDS encoding fimbria/pilus outer membrane usher protein, whose protein sequence is MTLLGSLGSTGFFALGASVPSVASAVEFNSAFLSKQGAPVELKYFEQGSSVAPGHYNVDIYLNQQLILRQRIEFATNGKDNEVKPLIPLSVLKAVGVNVVRLEQEKLIAAKADDKTLIDVESLAPGAGVEFDVTALALQISMPQAYIQRQSRGYVDPSLWDDGITAFYSNYQTNFSRNINQGYNSDYRYVGLRNGLNIGAWRLRNESSISGSTGVRDKFTSNRTYVERDIRSLKGKLAAGELYSQGEIFDSVRFKGAQLSSELGMLTDDEVGFAPVVRGIAETNATVEISQNNYVIYSATVPAGAFEISDIYPSGSNGDLSIKIIEADGRERQYSQAYSYLPVMTRRGNTRYSLAAGEYSNEGQAAPKFTQGTLVYGVTDNFTGYGGLIAAQAYKALNLGVGVNSPWGGLSFDVTNSSSQERSGRKNVGQSARFLYSKTLSQTDTTFTMVGYRYSTESYRTFSQHVEEQEHVATPYYGRQKSRFDVNVNQSLDGRGSLFLSLGETSYWNRQGSTRRWQFGYNGNYSDISYSFAVSRTEGQAGSQGADNQMTASFSIPFGDTRRSQRLYTSVTTSNQGESAIQTGLSGNLNDENTLNYSAQGSHSKTSGSSASFGVNWDTPTAKVSGNYGQGRDNKHLDVGASGSVVVHSGGVTLGQPVGETFALVEIPDTKGIGIDSSNAVRTDSKGYAVVPYAQPYRYNWINLDTSTMGSSIEVAESSKKVVPTRGAVVKTHFEVESGRRLQFNLTDGKGAHLPFGAQAYDDEGKVLGLVDNASKLLVFGLKDVGTFKVKWGSLACEVRYDLPPVNKELMYEQYSGVCL
- a CDS encoding fimbrial protein, translating into MKFLKAIIVLLAAYAPFVVAAGCVQESGFSLAPWIPPIANNTGGMLSKSWHTAELQVSCNGMSGSYLLRNEITPAGNDSGKTQLFEGVSYKLYTTSERDVFYFGGVAGPDGVLRPFGTSYSHAIYPPVITEFKLPATVRIKFYSPSKSMTPGVYTINSAGLVKGKITSVGFVAESGMNLSAFSFIVNGPSCTLAIPAELKLKSVNLSAIPMPGDSNEAASFQLGLTCAGSTPAYQVSYSMSDVNDSANQSSTLTLADAAKKASGVSLQVVDGMTPVNFGSTSKRLLGSMPNGGGMISKSMSVRYIRTSTIARPGSVRAGVTVTLSYK
- a CDS encoding response regulator transcription factor, with amino-acid sequence MGNIVIVDDHPLMRMAVRVMLEQEGHSIVAEVDNGVDAVEIIRKLLPDLIVLDLSIPKMDGLSVIAHLKAIGISTRVLILTSGDTRNFAMRSLQAGAAGFVCKDDNLDELIGAVKAVLSGYSYFPANTIHQLRDNTQAASEESQLIAQLSDREITVLKLLARGMGNQAIADELMINHKTVSTYKIRLQRKLSVENLIALGELAKRNGLA
- a CDS encoding transporter substrate-binding domain-containing protein; the protein is MSTLKAFVAFFTVLLPAVSYGGAATIPMPQQPLHLLSQVSQEPQKLQLPEADWAWLRQRRVLTLGVVAPFTLPFDMVYGNGDYEGISADVATMLKQQLGLDIKVVGFADRGQAMAALRAGEIDLISRSSDYDRDSSDTVVTLPYSVNAPVLYQRQDSDIAVPSDLNGLTVAVSKDYLPYALLTDRYPHAQFFTYGTTAQALAAVAFQNVDVFLGDSVTTHYLVNHSFFSYLKFIQFVKIDSGGYGFLLKQEDQRLLRILNASLTTFGQLRMSYLIKRWTGGGTVMPDDNVHLTAQEKRWLAQHPVARFMINDDMAPSAFFDAKGRFNGVISDLFEIITQRTGLKFEIQRASSFEGIQDALRDGDTDLAVLTASPERLNHIRFSHPFATSSFALVAPTAESGRERSSLNALAGKRLAIVQGHVLIDSIRKGFPTVQLITPANNLEAMRMVVNGDADAVLMTLSMARYYTARLYEKELRVAGVVDGQAATANFAMRRGETELQSIMDKALLSIPPDELNAITIRWRANAAMSGQNWRDYKLVILQIICCALLVLLVSIIRIVQLRRQIRRRVTAEKALNDQLEFLQTLNHAMPVPVYVRDREGRLLSCSRSYEHVMKLCQSQVLGKTALQTNHGDIELAPSLHQSYLQAMEDGNAIEQQLQITIEGQPHFIEHWIQPFRDSNGTIAGVICGWQDISQHHQLIEQLQQAKTQADEASRAKTQFLATMSHEIRTPMSAVIGTLELALKRADHGVLDRVNIDVAYTAAKNLLELLGNTLDIVRIESGHLSFSPRRANLKNLVEMVARVFEGLARKKKLDLILEIDAGTTLDVSIDPLRFKQVLSNLVSNAIKFTERGRIVIRLVCRVLNGQTLNMHLQVQDTGIGISEADRQTLFRPFAQVIQSDLSVHGGSGLGLVVSRSLCEMMGGRLELTSTPGQGTTVNVTLKLKLLEPLPEEELPLPASSEATPSWAMRVLIADDNTLNRQMLRAQLEYLGCKVIEASNGLEALEAWRAFPVDWLITDYHMPVMDGVELTLAIRKEEQQRNASALTILGLTADAQQEEMDRCLNAGMGDCLIKPISLAILEQRLASLEPADKPAYKGAKPTLHGPEFDMNLLQPITGGNPAIIQQLQAELMRSNQQDIEQLRDFSETRDLAGIAELAHRLRGSAALMRNDYLLGLCKELEHGCRTGAEDVPARVRQVKKELRRIQNMLEP
- a CDS encoding EAL domain-containing protein, which codes for MKTSAALSLSQIPAAPKVQEPDAQELRQGLADHAFVGFYQPQLSLKTGTISGLEVLARWRHPHNGLLTPGYFLQALERHDLMDELFLRLFEQGLILRQKLASLNLPLTMSFNLQPSQLSNPILSQAIKVLLRAHECPARSIIFEITETGTLNPCSVAMNNLLQLKLLGCGLSMDDFGTGFSSLERLCDVPFTELKLDAGFVHKLDTHSACTAIVAHTVSLAASLGVSLVIEGVETPAQLKRLKTLGVSIVQGYAIAPPMADTALLPYILEYIAGSQVVLTSV